One genomic window of Micromonospora sp. WMMD1128 includes the following:
- a CDS encoding RDD family protein, translated as MTQPPPNTTPPPAGPPPPGGGVAPPAGPTVPVQHTPPTYADLPGYPSPPPGYAPYAAFAPPPVAPDGQPLASFGDRLLAWLIDTAVASAVAMVVFLPIFFVIIFRAVGNIEQSGPEGPDPSAVWADFFFPLLAADLGIIAFLFVFYWLYHVEYARRTGQTLGKRVMKLRIIPASPGATLTRGMLGKRWLVEFVAGSLVPFLNYLDGFWQLWDKPWQQCLHDKFAGTVVVKVGP; from the coding sequence GTGACCCAGCCTCCCCCGAACACGACGCCGCCGCCCGCCGGGCCCCCGCCCCCGGGCGGCGGCGTCGCGCCGCCCGCCGGCCCGACGGTGCCCGTGCAGCACACCCCGCCGACGTACGCCGACCTCCCCGGCTACCCGTCGCCGCCACCCGGGTACGCCCCGTACGCGGCGTTCGCGCCGCCCCCGGTGGCACCGGACGGGCAGCCGCTCGCGAGCTTCGGCGACCGGCTGCTGGCCTGGCTGATCGACACCGCCGTGGCGTCGGCCGTGGCAATGGTCGTCTTCCTGCCGATCTTCTTCGTCATCATCTTCCGTGCGGTCGGGAACATCGAGCAGAGCGGCCCGGAGGGACCGGACCCGTCGGCGGTCTGGGCGGACTTCTTCTTCCCGCTGCTCGCCGCCGATCTGGGAATCATCGCGTTCCTGTTCGTCTTCTACTGGCTCTACCACGTCGAGTACGCCCGCCGGACCGGGCAGACGCTCGGCAAGAGGGTGATGAAGCTGCGGATCATCCCGGCGAGTCCCGGCGCGACGCTGACCCGGGGCATGCTCGGCAAGCGCTGGCTTGTCGAGTTCGTCGCCGGGTCGCTCGTGCCGTTCCTCAACTACCTCGACGGGTTCTGGCAGCTCTGGGACAAGCCCTGGCAGCAGTGCCTGCACGACAAGTTCGCCGGCACGGTCGTCGTTAAGGTTGGTCCGTGA
- a CDS encoding RDD family protein, whose protein sequence is MSVEPGWYVDPAEPETRRWWDGEGWIGAPIPVDVTPPDGPPPAEPEPTAPTPTSGATPHTGAADSPGHAPTSGAPGQPGHGPGQPGRPGQPHQPGHWPGQPHQPEQWSGPPGPGAAWPGQPGQAGQPGQQGPPPGWPYPQWPGRPPVPRPHGLPLASYGARLVARLIDFGVVFLLNVLVNGWFVWRYFEAIEPYLRETMRRALNGDTSTEGLPQIDDQAGGLQVVILLIATALWFAYEVPSMAARGQTFGKRLARVRALPVETDQPLGFGRAFRRWSTLGLPTLLWYCCGLGLLFQFVDAVSPLFDQPLRQALHDKRAQTVVVQLPRARPDAPTTPRDRADPPGESP, encoded by the coding sequence GTGAGTGTGGAACCCGGCTGGTACGTCGACCCCGCCGAGCCGGAGACCCGCCGGTGGTGGGACGGGGAGGGCTGGATCGGCGCGCCGATCCCGGTCGACGTCACCCCGCCCGACGGTCCCCCGCCCGCCGAGCCCGAGCCGACCGCCCCGACGCCGACCTCCGGCGCGACGCCGCACACCGGCGCGGCCGACTCGCCAGGGCACGCCCCGACATCAGGCGCGCCGGGGCAGCCCGGTCACGGGCCGGGGCAGCCCGGCCGACCCGGGCAGCCGCACCAGCCCGGGCATTGGCCGGGCCAGCCGCACCAGCCCGAGCAGTGGTCCGGGCCACCGGGGCCGGGCGCGGCCTGGCCGGGACAACCCGGGCAGGCCGGGCAGCCGGGGCAGCAGGGACCACCGCCGGGCTGGCCCTACCCGCAGTGGCCGGGCCGACCGCCGGTCCCGCGCCCGCACGGGCTGCCGCTCGCCTCGTACGGTGCCCGGCTGGTGGCCCGCCTGATCGACTTCGGCGTGGTGTTCCTGCTCAACGTCCTGGTCAACGGATGGTTCGTCTGGCGCTACTTCGAGGCGATCGAGCCCTACCTGCGGGAGACGATGCGCCGGGCGTTGAACGGTGACACCTCCACCGAGGGGCTGCCCCAGATCGACGACCAGGCCGGCGGGCTCCAAGTCGTCATCCTGCTGATCGCCACCGCGCTCTGGTTCGCGTACGAGGTGCCGTCGATGGCGGCGCGCGGGCAGACCTTCGGCAAGCGGCTGGCCCGCGTACGCGCGCTGCCGGTCGAGACGGACCAACCGCTCGGCTTCGGCCGGGCGTTCCGGCGGTGGAGCACCCTCGGCCTGCCCACGCTGCTCTGGTACTGCTGCGGGCTCGGCCTGCTGTTCCAGTTCGTCGACGCCGTCTCCCCGCTGTTCGACCAACCGCTGCGCCAGGCGCTGCACGACAAGCGGGCGCAGACCGTGGTGGTCCAGCTCCCCCGCGCCCGGCCCGACGCCCCCACCACCCCGCGCGACCGCGCCGACCCCCCGGGAGAATCCCCATGA
- the hisC gene encoding histidinol-phosphate transaminase — MTETGRPQPALRLTRADLDALPNYVPGRSPADLARELGLPEAIKLASNEVPYGPLPGVVEAVAEAVAGSHRYPDMGVVALRQALAERYGVDADRIATGCGSVALAEHLVRATCLPGDELIYSWRSFEAYPIIAATSGATSVRVPNDAGHGHDLAAMAAAVTDRTRMILVCNPNNPTGTAVRRAELDRFLDAVPDDVLVVIDEAYREFVTDAEVPDGLDYLDRPNVVVLRTLSKAWGLAGLRIGWLVAAPAVAAAVRKVVTPFSTSTAAQAGALAALAQADEVRRRCALVVAERDRVTEALRKFVPDVPESQANFVWLPLGDRAMEFGKACETRGVIVRPFPGDGVRVTIGTPAENDAFLAAAEA; from the coding sequence ATGACCGAGACCGGACGTCCCCAGCCCGCGCTGCGGCTCACCCGCGCCGACCTGGACGCGCTGCCCAACTACGTGCCCGGCCGCAGCCCCGCCGACCTGGCCCGGGAGCTGGGCCTTCCCGAGGCGATCAAGCTCGCCAGCAACGAGGTGCCGTACGGCCCGCTGCCGGGCGTGGTGGAGGCGGTCGCCGAGGCGGTCGCCGGGTCGCACCGCTACCCGGACATGGGCGTGGTGGCGCTGCGCCAGGCCCTCGCCGAGCGCTACGGCGTGGACGCCGACCGGATCGCCACCGGCTGCGGTTCGGTGGCGCTCGCCGAGCACCTGGTGCGGGCCACCTGCCTGCCCGGCGACGAACTGATCTACTCGTGGCGCTCCTTCGAGGCGTACCCGATCATCGCGGCGACAAGCGGCGCGACGAGCGTGCGGGTGCCGAACGACGCCGGGCACGGGCACGACCTGGCCGCGATGGCGGCGGCGGTGACCGACCGGACCCGGATGATCCTGGTCTGCAACCCGAACAACCCCACCGGTACGGCGGTGCGCCGCGCCGAGCTGGACCGCTTCCTCGACGCGGTGCCGGACGACGTGCTCGTGGTGATCGACGAGGCGTACCGGGAGTTCGTCACCGACGCCGAGGTGCCGGACGGCCTCGACTACCTGGACCGGCCGAACGTGGTGGTGCTGCGCACGCTGTCCAAGGCGTGGGGTCTCGCCGGCCTGCGGATCGGTTGGCTGGTCGCCGCGCCGGCGGTGGCCGCCGCCGTCCGCAAGGTGGTCACCCCGTTCTCCACGAGCACGGCCGCGCAGGCCGGCGCGCTCGCCGCGCTGGCCCAGGCCGACGAGGTGCGGCGGCGCTGCGCGCTGGTGGTGGCCGAGCGGGACCGGGTCACCGAGGCGTTACGCAAGTTCGTGCCGGACGTGCCGGAGAGCCAGGCCAACTTCGTGTGGCTGCCGCTCGGCGACCGCGCGATGGAGTTCGGCAAGGCGTGCGAGACGCGTGGCGTGATCGTCCGGCCGTTCCCGGGCGACGGGGTGCGGGTCACCATCGGCACCCCGGCCGAGAACGACGCTTTCCTGGCCGCCGCCGAGGCTTAA